One Ooceraea biroi isolate clonal line C1 chromosome 6, Obir_v5.4, whole genome shotgun sequence genomic window carries:
- the LOC105278609 gene encoding calpain-7 isoform X2 — translation MPETLDEALLAARRAVQFDGNGQYKQALYYYDIAIKLLVRLQLDDTYEQKLADYRERILAIQRLVHEEEQNNQKTEPSHQSELQRCKFLMNQALDADEAGLKDIAVKLYTDAAELGLSAKTNDTDVKAKLTNLVRVAVERAESLKGIKTTEDESIMKSLARLPSVPETSLPDTEQSVEEEQPVNAPSTTPARNTRSSLHRGSSGHLKITGGSTNYTEEEKRVLLRSSHINEHEFVPFMNIDLTEKFQYAIPFTDKDGLLELAPKQKPDFAGWRRPEELYSDPKMVIGHHVDYYSIKQTVVSDCSFVASLAVSAQYEKKFGRRLITSIIYPKNKQKEPVYNPFGKYMVKLHINGIPRKVIIDDLLPVSRYNQLLCSYSSNRGELWISLLEKAYMKVMGGYDFPGSNSNIDLHALTGWIPERWAIRPNEADFNKDVLFDTLLLRLHKGDVLVTVATGELSNLDADRTGLVPSHAYAVLDVRKINGERLLQVKNPWSHLRWRGNYSELDAKHWTQDLKEALNYDPESASEFDNGIFWIDYESICRFFDVFYLNWNPGLFNYTYCIHQMWKAGVGPAKDAYNIGDNPQFALEIQSKGSGAVWILLTRHITDIADFRQNQEYITVLIYRNDGKRVYYPHDPPPYIDGVRINSPHYLCKIKLGEQSDTKYTLVISQYEKTNTIYYTLRAYGTCPFILRKIPQLYKYEEEITGQWKGVTAGGCGNHPTYVNNPRYQMILESANTNNYLLIILKGPKQYQIGFDITTVVLNDTNAPTAFKTKNSGPFRSGFVYLELENVPAGTYHIIPSTYTPNQEGPFFLICKSSFNLQIQLL, via the exons ATGCCAGAAACTTTGGACGAAGCGTTACTCGCTGCTCGTAGAGCTGTGCAGTTTGATGGGAATGGTCAATACAAACAAGCCCTATATTATTACGATATCGCTATCAAACTTCTCGTTAGGTTACAATTAGATGACACATATGAGCAAAAACTCGCGGATTATCGGGAAAGGATCTTGGCGATACAGCGTCTCG TTCACGAGGAGGAACAGAATAATCAAAAGACGGAGCCTTCGCACCAATCTGAGTTGCAAAGATGTAAATTTCTTATGAACCAAGCGTTAGATGCGGATGAGGCTGGTTTAAAAGACATTGCAGTAAAGTTGTATACCGATGCTGCTGAGCTTGGTCTTAGCGCA AAAACTAATGATACAGATGTAAAAGCGAAATTAACGAATCTTGTTAGAGTTGCCGTTGAGAGAGCAGAATCTTTGAAAGGCATCAAAACTACAGAAGATGAAAGTATCATGAAAAGTTTAGCTAGACTACCATCTGTACCAGAAACTAGTTTACCAGATACTGAACAATCGGTAGAGGAGGAACAACCAGTAAATGCACCGTCAACTACTCCAg CAAGAAACACGAGATCCTCGCTCCATCGAGGAAGCAGTGGGCATCTCAAAATAACTGGAGGTAGTACCAATTACacggaagaagaaaagagagtaTTGCTTCGTAGCTCTCACATAAACGAGCACGAGTTCGTACCATTTATGAATATTGATTTGACTGAGAAATTTCAGTATGCCATTCCGTTTACCGATAAGGATGGATTACTGGAACTGGCACCAAAGCAAAAGCCCGATTTTGCTGGATGGCGTCGGCCAGAAGAATTATATTCCGATCCCAAGATGGTTATTGGTCATCATGTCGATTACTACAGCATAAAACAGACT gtGGTCTCTGACTGTTCATTTGTTGCTTCGCTCGCAGTGAGTGCTCAATACGAAAAGAAATTCGGACGGAGACTCATAACATCCATCATTTATCCCAAAAATAAACAGAAGGAGCCCGTATACAATCCATTCG GAAAGTACATGGTGAAACTACACATCAATGGCATACCACGTAAAGTAATAATAGATGATCTTCTGCCTGTAAGCCGGTACAACCAATTACTCTGTTCCTACTCTAGCAATCGTGGGGAGCTATGGATTTCTTTGCTCGAGAAGGCTTATATGAAAGTAATGGGTGGTTACGATTTTCCTGGATCAAATAGC AATATAGATTTGCATGCCTTAACTGGTTGGATACCCGAAAGGTGGGCAATCAGACCAAACGAGGCAGATTTTAACAAGGATGTTTTATTTGATACATTATTGCTACGGCTTCACAAGGGTGATGTGTTAGTCACTGTGGCTACAGGAGAGTTATCGAATTTGGACGCAGATCGCACAGGCCTCGTACCGAGCCATGCATATGCTGTTCTTGATGTGAGAAAGATTAAT GGAGAGAGATTACTGCAGGTGAAAAATCCATGGTCCCATTTGCGATGGCGAGGCAATTATTCTGAGCTCGATGCGAAGCATTGGACTCAGGATTTGAAGGAGGCATTGAATTACGATCCAGAATCCGCATCGGAGTTTGATAATGGCATCTTCTGGATCGATTACGAGAGCATATGTCGATTTTTTGAcgtgttttatttaaactgGAATCCAGGCTTGTTCAATTACACTTACTGCATACATCA GATGTGGAAAGCTGGTGTCGGACCTGCAAAAGACGCGTACAATATCGGCGACAATCCGCAATTCGCACTGGAAATACAAAGCAAAGGAAGCGGTGCTGTTTGGATACTTCTCACCAGGCATATTACAGACATAGCGGACTTCCGACAGAATCAAGAGTACAttacagttttaatttatcgtaATGACGGGAAGAGAGTGTATTATCCAC ATGATCCACCTCCGTACATAGACGGTGTGAGAATAAACAGCCCGCATTATTTGTGTAAGATTAAATTGGGAGAGCAGAGCGACACAAAATACACTTTGGTCATATCTCAGTACGAAAAGACAAATACCATCTACTATACGCTTCGTGCTTATGGAACGTGTCCATTTATCCTGCGAAAAATACCCCaactttataaatatgaagaggag attACAGGTCAATGGAAAGGCGTCACTGCAGGAGGATGTGGCAATCATCCCACATATGTAAATAATCCGCGATACCAGATGATACTTGAGAGCGCCAAtaccaataattatttattaattattttgaaaggACCCAAACAGTACCAAATAGGCTTTGACATTACTACCGTTGTGCTGAACGACACGAATGCACCAACTGCATTCAAAACGAAAAATTCTGGACCATTTAG ATCTGGATTTGTATATTTGGAATTGGAGAATGTACCAGCAGGAACGTATCATATTATTCCTTCGACATATACACCTAATCAAGAGGGAccattctttttaatttgtaagtcttcttttaatttacaaattcagCTTCTCtag
- the LOC105278609 gene encoding calpain-7 isoform X3 has translation MLLSLVLAQVAVERAESLKGIKTTEDESIMKSLARLPSVPETSLPDTEQSVEEEQPVNAPSTTPARNTRSSLHRGSSGHLKITGGSTNYTEEEKRVLLRSSHINEHEFVPFMNIDLTEKFQYAIPFTDKDGLLELAPKQKPDFAGWRRPEELYSDPKMVIGHHVDYYSIKQTVVSDCSFVASLAVSAQYEKKFGRRLITSIIYPKNKQKEPVYNPFGKYMVKLHINGIPRKVIIDDLLPVSRYNQLLCSYSSNRGELWISLLEKAYMKVMGGYDFPGSNSNIDLHALTGWIPERWAIRPNEADFNKDVLFDTLLLRLHKGDVLVTVATGELSNLDADRTGLVPSHAYAVLDVRKINGERLLQVKNPWSHLRWRGNYSELDAKHWTQDLKEALNYDPESASEFDNGIFWIDYESICRFFDVFYLNWNPGLFNYTYCIHQMWKAGVGPAKDAYNIGDNPQFALEIQSKGSGAVWILLTRHITDIADFRQNQEYITVLIYRNDGKRVYYPHDPPPYIDGVRINSPHYLCKIKLGEQSDTKYTLVISQYEKTNTIYYTLRAYGTCPFILRKIPQLYKYEEEITGQWKGVTAGGCGNHPTYVNNPRYQMILESANTNNYLLIILKGPKQYQIGFDITTVVLNDTNAPTAFKTKNSGPFRSGFVYLELENVPAGTYHIIPSTYTPNQEGPFFLISIQQTCQVKSAHNVFVKLTVVSCTY, from the exons ATGCTGCTGAGCTTGGTCTTAGCGCA AGTTGCCGTTGAGAGAGCAGAATCTTTGAAAGGCATCAAAACTACAGAAGATGAAAGTATCATGAAAAGTTTAGCTAGACTACCATCTGTACCAGAAACTAGTTTACCAGATACTGAACAATCGGTAGAGGAGGAACAACCAGTAAATGCACCGTCAACTACTCCAg CAAGAAACACGAGATCCTCGCTCCATCGAGGAAGCAGTGGGCATCTCAAAATAACTGGAGGTAGTACCAATTACacggaagaagaaaagagagtaTTGCTTCGTAGCTCTCACATAAACGAGCACGAGTTCGTACCATTTATGAATATTGATTTGACTGAGAAATTTCAGTATGCCATTCCGTTTACCGATAAGGATGGATTACTGGAACTGGCACCAAAGCAAAAGCCCGATTTTGCTGGATGGCGTCGGCCAGAAGAATTATATTCCGATCCCAAGATGGTTATTGGTCATCATGTCGATTACTACAGCATAAAACAGACT gtGGTCTCTGACTGTTCATTTGTTGCTTCGCTCGCAGTGAGTGCTCAATACGAAAAGAAATTCGGACGGAGACTCATAACATCCATCATTTATCCCAAAAATAAACAGAAGGAGCCCGTATACAATCCATTCG GAAAGTACATGGTGAAACTACACATCAATGGCATACCACGTAAAGTAATAATAGATGATCTTCTGCCTGTAAGCCGGTACAACCAATTACTCTGTTCCTACTCTAGCAATCGTGGGGAGCTATGGATTTCTTTGCTCGAGAAGGCTTATATGAAAGTAATGGGTGGTTACGATTTTCCTGGATCAAATAGC AATATAGATTTGCATGCCTTAACTGGTTGGATACCCGAAAGGTGGGCAATCAGACCAAACGAGGCAGATTTTAACAAGGATGTTTTATTTGATACATTATTGCTACGGCTTCACAAGGGTGATGTGTTAGTCACTGTGGCTACAGGAGAGTTATCGAATTTGGACGCAGATCGCACAGGCCTCGTACCGAGCCATGCATATGCTGTTCTTGATGTGAGAAAGATTAAT GGAGAGAGATTACTGCAGGTGAAAAATCCATGGTCCCATTTGCGATGGCGAGGCAATTATTCTGAGCTCGATGCGAAGCATTGGACTCAGGATTTGAAGGAGGCATTGAATTACGATCCAGAATCCGCATCGGAGTTTGATAATGGCATCTTCTGGATCGATTACGAGAGCATATGTCGATTTTTTGAcgtgttttatttaaactgGAATCCAGGCTTGTTCAATTACACTTACTGCATACATCA GATGTGGAAAGCTGGTGTCGGACCTGCAAAAGACGCGTACAATATCGGCGACAATCCGCAATTCGCACTGGAAATACAAAGCAAAGGAAGCGGTGCTGTTTGGATACTTCTCACCAGGCATATTACAGACATAGCGGACTTCCGACAGAATCAAGAGTACAttacagttttaatttatcgtaATGACGGGAAGAGAGTGTATTATCCAC ATGATCCACCTCCGTACATAGACGGTGTGAGAATAAACAGCCCGCATTATTTGTGTAAGATTAAATTGGGAGAGCAGAGCGACACAAAATACACTTTGGTCATATCTCAGTACGAAAAGACAAATACCATCTACTATACGCTTCGTGCTTATGGAACGTGTCCATTTATCCTGCGAAAAATACCCCaactttataaatatgaagaggag attACAGGTCAATGGAAAGGCGTCACTGCAGGAGGATGTGGCAATCATCCCACATATGTAAATAATCCGCGATACCAGATGATACTTGAGAGCGCCAAtaccaataattatttattaattattttgaaaggACCCAAACAGTACCAAATAGGCTTTGACATTACTACCGTTGTGCTGAACGACACGAATGCACCAACTGCATTCAAAACGAAAAATTCTGGACCATTTAG ATCTGGATTTGTATATTTGGAATTGGAGAATGTACCAGCAGGAACGTATCATATTATTCCTTCGACATATACACCTAATCAAGAGGGAccattctttttaattt CAATCCAACAAACATGCCAGGTAAAAAGTGCTCACAATGTGTTTGTGAAGTTAACTGTAGTTAGCTGTACGTATTAG
- the LOC105278609 gene encoding calpain-7 isoform X1, translated as MPETLDEALLAARRAVQFDGNGQYKQALYYYDIAIKLLVRLQLDDTYEQKLADYRERILAIQRLVHEEEQNNQKTEPSHQSELQRCKFLMNQALDADEAGLKDIAVKLYTDAAELGLSAKTNDTDVKAKLTNLVRVAVERAESLKGIKTTEDESIMKSLARLPSVPETSLPDTEQSVEEEQPVNAPSTTPARNTRSSLHRGSSGHLKITGGSTNYTEEEKRVLLRSSHINEHEFVPFMNIDLTEKFQYAIPFTDKDGLLELAPKQKPDFAGWRRPEELYSDPKMVIGHHVDYYSIKQTVVSDCSFVASLAVSAQYEKKFGRRLITSIIYPKNKQKEPVYNPFGKYMVKLHINGIPRKVIIDDLLPVSRYNQLLCSYSSNRGELWISLLEKAYMKVMGGYDFPGSNSNIDLHALTGWIPERWAIRPNEADFNKDVLFDTLLLRLHKGDVLVTVATGELSNLDADRTGLVPSHAYAVLDVRKINGERLLQVKNPWSHLRWRGNYSELDAKHWTQDLKEALNYDPESASEFDNGIFWIDYESICRFFDVFYLNWNPGLFNYTYCIHQMWKAGVGPAKDAYNIGDNPQFALEIQSKGSGAVWILLTRHITDIADFRQNQEYITVLIYRNDGKRVYYPHDPPPYIDGVRINSPHYLCKIKLGEQSDTKYTLVISQYEKTNTIYYTLRAYGTCPFILRKIPQLYKYEEEITGQWKGVTAGGCGNHPTYVNNPRYQMILESANTNNYLLIILKGPKQYQIGFDITTVVLNDTNAPTAFKTKNSGPFRSGFVYLELENVPAGTYHIIPSTYTPNQEGPFFLISIQQTCQVKSAHNVFVKLTVVSCTY; from the exons ATGCCAGAAACTTTGGACGAAGCGTTACTCGCTGCTCGTAGAGCTGTGCAGTTTGATGGGAATGGTCAATACAAACAAGCCCTATATTATTACGATATCGCTATCAAACTTCTCGTTAGGTTACAATTAGATGACACATATGAGCAAAAACTCGCGGATTATCGGGAAAGGATCTTGGCGATACAGCGTCTCG TTCACGAGGAGGAACAGAATAATCAAAAGACGGAGCCTTCGCACCAATCTGAGTTGCAAAGATGTAAATTTCTTATGAACCAAGCGTTAGATGCGGATGAGGCTGGTTTAAAAGACATTGCAGTAAAGTTGTATACCGATGCTGCTGAGCTTGGTCTTAGCGCA AAAACTAATGATACAGATGTAAAAGCGAAATTAACGAATCTTGTTAGAGTTGCCGTTGAGAGAGCAGAATCTTTGAAAGGCATCAAAACTACAGAAGATGAAAGTATCATGAAAAGTTTAGCTAGACTACCATCTGTACCAGAAACTAGTTTACCAGATACTGAACAATCGGTAGAGGAGGAACAACCAGTAAATGCACCGTCAACTACTCCAg CAAGAAACACGAGATCCTCGCTCCATCGAGGAAGCAGTGGGCATCTCAAAATAACTGGAGGTAGTACCAATTACacggaagaagaaaagagagtaTTGCTTCGTAGCTCTCACATAAACGAGCACGAGTTCGTACCATTTATGAATATTGATTTGACTGAGAAATTTCAGTATGCCATTCCGTTTACCGATAAGGATGGATTACTGGAACTGGCACCAAAGCAAAAGCCCGATTTTGCTGGATGGCGTCGGCCAGAAGAATTATATTCCGATCCCAAGATGGTTATTGGTCATCATGTCGATTACTACAGCATAAAACAGACT gtGGTCTCTGACTGTTCATTTGTTGCTTCGCTCGCAGTGAGTGCTCAATACGAAAAGAAATTCGGACGGAGACTCATAACATCCATCATTTATCCCAAAAATAAACAGAAGGAGCCCGTATACAATCCATTCG GAAAGTACATGGTGAAACTACACATCAATGGCATACCACGTAAAGTAATAATAGATGATCTTCTGCCTGTAAGCCGGTACAACCAATTACTCTGTTCCTACTCTAGCAATCGTGGGGAGCTATGGATTTCTTTGCTCGAGAAGGCTTATATGAAAGTAATGGGTGGTTACGATTTTCCTGGATCAAATAGC AATATAGATTTGCATGCCTTAACTGGTTGGATACCCGAAAGGTGGGCAATCAGACCAAACGAGGCAGATTTTAACAAGGATGTTTTATTTGATACATTATTGCTACGGCTTCACAAGGGTGATGTGTTAGTCACTGTGGCTACAGGAGAGTTATCGAATTTGGACGCAGATCGCACAGGCCTCGTACCGAGCCATGCATATGCTGTTCTTGATGTGAGAAAGATTAAT GGAGAGAGATTACTGCAGGTGAAAAATCCATGGTCCCATTTGCGATGGCGAGGCAATTATTCTGAGCTCGATGCGAAGCATTGGACTCAGGATTTGAAGGAGGCATTGAATTACGATCCAGAATCCGCATCGGAGTTTGATAATGGCATCTTCTGGATCGATTACGAGAGCATATGTCGATTTTTTGAcgtgttttatttaaactgGAATCCAGGCTTGTTCAATTACACTTACTGCATACATCA GATGTGGAAAGCTGGTGTCGGACCTGCAAAAGACGCGTACAATATCGGCGACAATCCGCAATTCGCACTGGAAATACAAAGCAAAGGAAGCGGTGCTGTTTGGATACTTCTCACCAGGCATATTACAGACATAGCGGACTTCCGACAGAATCAAGAGTACAttacagttttaatttatcgtaATGACGGGAAGAGAGTGTATTATCCAC ATGATCCACCTCCGTACATAGACGGTGTGAGAATAAACAGCCCGCATTATTTGTGTAAGATTAAATTGGGAGAGCAGAGCGACACAAAATACACTTTGGTCATATCTCAGTACGAAAAGACAAATACCATCTACTATACGCTTCGTGCTTATGGAACGTGTCCATTTATCCTGCGAAAAATACCCCaactttataaatatgaagaggag attACAGGTCAATGGAAAGGCGTCACTGCAGGAGGATGTGGCAATCATCCCACATATGTAAATAATCCGCGATACCAGATGATACTTGAGAGCGCCAAtaccaataattatttattaattattttgaaaggACCCAAACAGTACCAAATAGGCTTTGACATTACTACCGTTGTGCTGAACGACACGAATGCACCAACTGCATTCAAAACGAAAAATTCTGGACCATTTAG ATCTGGATTTGTATATTTGGAATTGGAGAATGTACCAGCAGGAACGTATCATATTATTCCTTCGACATATACACCTAATCAAGAGGGAccattctttttaattt CAATCCAACAAACATGCCAGGTAAAAAGTGCTCACAATGTGTTTGTGAAGTTAACTGTAGTTAGCTGTACGTATTAG